In one Asterias amurensis chromosome 9, ASM3211899v1 genomic region, the following are encoded:
- the LOC139941653 gene encoding uncharacterized protein, with the protein MSNTVRRERSLSAMSMQGKTVSPSHTDGMNSARMAWTGDDSKTKNKTTTTTTAKVMLWSAPRSLSTVFERSIIALDGSDVYNEMYTAAYLFGPERMWLKFIPSLAPTLSHSRVKEKLEKASQKNQSASVIFAKDFGFAVAGHLEDIPEDFVHTFLIRDPVKVFTSLKPRLEASRITKMVVGTDITGCIPADGYTIKELYDLFEYVEHKYRKTPIVIDADDLLSDPEGMLKQYCLATGIPFDEQMMHWNPAKVGSLKWHCPRVLRATNRLMGWYNAALNSSGFRKPTPKKKVEMSELQPDVREAIEFTTPYYQAMYKMRLRPEESEDSN; encoded by the coding sequence ATGTCAAACACAGTTAGAAGAGAGAGGTCTTTGAGTGCCATGAGCATGCAAGGGAAGACGGTGTCGCCGAGTCACACAGATGGGATGAACTCGGCCAGAATGGCATGGACTGGTgatgacagcaaaacaaaaaacaaaacaacaacaacaacaacggctAAAGTGATGCTGTGGTCTGCTCCAAGATCGctgtccactgtctttgagCGGTCCATCATTGCCTTGGATGGGTCTGATGTCTATAACGAGATGTACACTGCAGCGTATCTATTCGGTCCGGAGCGAATGTGGCTGAAGTTCATACCGTCTCTAGCGCCTACGCTTTCCCACTCCCGCGTCAAGGAGAAACTGGAGAAAGCATCACAGAAAAACCAGTCAGCCAGTGTGATCTTCGCCAAGGATTTCGGCTTCGCGGTGGCAGGGCATCTCGAAGATATTCCCGAGGACTTTGTACACACCTTCCTGATCCGGGATCCCGTGAAGGTCTTCACGTCTCTGAAACCCCGCCTTGAGGCCTCCCGGATAACCAAGATGGTGGTCGGCACAGACATCACTGGGTGCATCCCGGCCGATGGGTACACCATCAAGGAACTCTACGACCTCTTCGAGTACGTCGAGCACAAATATCGGAAGACACCTATAGTCATCGACGCGGACGATCTCCTCAGTGACCCGGAGGGTATGTTGAAACAGTATTGCCTGGCCACTGGGATCCCATTCGATGAGCAAATGATGCATTGGAACCCGGCAAAGGTAGGGTCACTCAAGTGGCACTGTCCCCGCGTCCTGCGGGCCACGAACCGCCTGATGGGGTGGTACAATGCCGCTCTGAACAGCTCCGGTTTCCGGAAGCCCACACCGAAAAAGAAAGTGGAAATGTCTGAACTGCAGCCTGATGTCAGAGAGGCCATCGAATTTACAACTCCTTACTACCAAGCCATGTATAAGATGAGACTTCGACCAGAGGAGAGTGAAGACTCGAACTGA